One Hemibagrus wyckioides isolate EC202008001 linkage group LG09, SWU_Hwy_1.0, whole genome shotgun sequence DNA segment encodes these proteins:
- the LOC131359070 gene encoding hatching enzyme 1.2-like, producing the protein MQSIASLSILALLLGFSQAFYLDQPEHVDITSRILTINNGSSELLLEGDILLPRGRNALVCSDSSCFWKKSSNGLVEVPYTLSSVFSFSDRTVIANAMASFHSKTCIRFVPRTNQTSYLSIESKDGCFSNVGRSGGAQVVSLSRLGCVYYGIVEHELNHALGFYHEHTRSDRDKYVKINWENIDPTTQSNFELKNTNNLNTPYDYSSVMHYGRTAFSINGLDTITPIPDPSVNIGQRKELSAIDILRINTLYKC; encoded by the exons ATGCAGTCTATAGCGTCTCTCTCCATTCTAGCCCTGCTGCTTGGCTTCTCACAAGCTTTCTATCTTGACCAACCTGAGCATGTGGACATCACGTCAAGGATTCTCACCATCAACAACG GATCCAGTGAACTGTTGTTGGAGGGAGACATACTCTTGCCAAGAGGTAGGAATGCTCTGGTCTGCAGCGACAGCAGCTGCTTTTGGAAGAAGTCCTCAAATGGCCTAGTGGAGGTGCCTTACACGTTGAGCAGTGTTTTCT CTTTCTCTGACAGGACCGTAATAGCCAATGCCATGGCCTCCTTCCACAGCAAAACCTGCATTCGTTTCGTTCCCAGGACAAATCAAACTTCCTACCTTAGCATCGAGAGCAAAGATGG atGTTTCTCTAATGTGGGCAGATCAGGTGGTGCTCAGGTGGTTTCTCTCAGCAGGTTGGGTTGTGTTTACTATGGCATTGTCGAGCATGAGCTGAACCATGCACTTGGTTTCTACCACGAGCATACTAGGAGTGACCGTGACAAGTACGTCAAAATCAACTGGGAAAACATCGACCCAACCACGCAGTCTAATTTCGAGCTGAAAAacaccaacaacctcaacactccGTACGACTACTCCTCTGTAATGCACTATGGAAGAACAGCTTTCTCCATTAACGGGCTGGACACCATCACTCCCATTCCTGATCCGTCAGTGAATATTGGACAGAGAAAGGAACTGTCCGCCATCGACATCCTGAGGATCAACACCCTCTACAAGTGCTGA